One part of the Spiroplasma turonicum genome encodes these proteins:
- a CDS encoding DNA-processing protein DprA — MDNVLLYFSLKYNGDWDKIFQALESKEKIEFSILQDVKKQIRCNFITLLNPLYPSELKNSYKPPFVLYFVGNLELLSNYNKTLSIYADNETNEKYDQSINYILDYAINNDYTIIVSSESVNIKNMFFNNLESNNRFIYSIKGSISNFFIDNSLDYNDKFKNTLFISTIYNENSVIVENDSFFNNLQVNLSKFALFLNCVNTKEYINLFNYYINEGKEVLSIPEIELSSAINNNFLDLGTKILKYFK; from the coding sequence ATGGATAATGTTTTATTATATTTTTCATTAAAGTATAATGGTGATTGAGACAAAATTTTTCAAGCATTAGAGAGCAAAGAAAAAATCGAGTTTTCAATTTTACAAGATGTTAAAAAGCAAATAAGATGCAATTTCATTACATTATTAAATCCATTATACCCATCAGAATTAAAAAATAGCTATAAACCACCATTTGTTTTATATTTTGTAGGAAATCTTGAATTATTATCAAATTACAATAAAACATTATCAATTTATGCTGATAATGAAACTAATGAAAAGTATGATCAAAGTATTAATTACATATTAGATTATGCGATAAATAATGACTATACAATAATTGTTTCTAGTGAAAGTGTAAATATTAAAAACATGTTTTTTAACAATTTAGAATCTAATAATAGGTTTATTTATTCTATAAAAGGAAGTATTAGTAATTTTTTTATAGATAATAGTCTTGATTATAATGATAAGTTCAAAAATACTTTATTTATAAGCACAATTTATAATGAAAATAGTGTAATTGTTGAAAATGACTCATTTTTTAACAATTTACAAGTAAATTTATCTAAATTTGCTTTATTTCTAAATTGTGTTAATACAAAAGAGTACATAAATTTATTTAATTATTATATTAATGAAGGTAAGGAGGTATTATCTATTCCAGAGATTGAATTATCCTCTGCTATAAATAATAATTTTCTAGATTTAGGTACTAAAATATTAAAATATTTTAAATAA
- a CDS encoding ribonuclease HII: protein MINNSRFLFDKNIKEINNVELISGSDEVGRGAMAGPIVVASVILKPNYFNPLIKDSKLLNEKQRESLYEEIINNCITFAICEYNEKVVDELNPKKTSQLGMVDSIKKLRVKPELCLIDGEDIYIENYKFLKIIKGDNLSLSIACASIIAKVYRDRIMNMYHTSFPNYNFIKNKGYCTKKHIEALQSYGILDIHRLSYKPVYLVKEKLMNFNKQNELYKEWMNSKTISEELKNQLINYNNEQLKVAFENKLEFGTAGVRGILGAGPGHFNEYTIKEVTIGYARYLLKKYPQDLSRGVVIGHDNRKFSKEFAKLVAEILTSFSIKAYLFENNEMKPTPVVSFATRKLNAIGGIVITASHNPAEYNGYKIYDENGCQLIDSDTLIISKYISDIENILDWNYKVDLELIYTVDKSILNEYCLMINNLQFYKEQDRNNFKIIYSAVNGTGSEFSPKLLRENGYEVIEVEEHSFEDSTFKNVGNPNPEFEPAWKYPYKYAEKNKDASLIIIQDPDADRIGIAVNHNGNWVRIDGNQTGPILIEWKLSQMKLSNTMPKNPALYSSFVTSDLGDRIASEGYDVKIVKTLTGFKWMGSEILKEKERDLNFVFAYEESYGYVIDSSTRDKDGIQAAMMLTEAAWYYKNKYNKTLIDVLNDLYEKYGYYYTHTINLNFSITEIKSKVEPLMKKLRYDNIEKIGDLDVMFVEDYLNGLYNMPGQNLLKFYFTDKSWFAVRPSGTEPKIKLYFVCVDSSLDNAKNKCENLIQNLKTILSI from the coding sequence ATGATAAATAACTCTAGATTTTTATTTGATAAAAATATAAAAGAAATAAATAATGTAGAATTAATATCTGGAAGTGATGAGGTAGGGCGTGGCGCAATGGCTGGTCCAATTGTTGTGGCATCAGTCATATTAAAACCTAATTATTTTAATCCATTAATAAAAGATTCAAAATTATTAAATGAAAAACAAAGAGAATCTTTATATGAAGAAATTATAAATAATTGTATAACTTTTGCAATATGTGAGTATAATGAAAAGGTTGTAGATGAATTAAATCCTAAAAAAACTAGTCAATTAGGAATGGTTGATTCAATTAAAAAACTTAGAGTTAAACCTGAATTATGTCTAATTGATGGTGAAGATATTTATATTGAAAATTATAAATTTTTAAAAATAATTAAAGGAGATAATTTAAGTTTATCTATTGCATGTGCAAGTATAATTGCAAAAGTTTATAGAGATAGAATTATGAATATGTATCATACTTCATTTCCAAATTATAATTTTATAAAAAATAAAGGTTATTGTACAAAAAAACATATTGAAGCATTACAAAGTTATGGGATTTTAGATATTCATAGATTATCTTATAAACCTGTGTATCTTGTTAAGGAGAAACTAATGAATTTTAATAAACAAAATGAACTATATAAAGAATGAATGAACTCAAAAACAATTTCTGAAGAATTAAAAAATCAATTAATTAATTATAATAATGAACAATTAAAAGTAGCTTTTGAAAATAAATTAGAATTTGGAACTGCTGGAGTTAGAGGTATATTAGGTGCAGGACCAGGACATTTTAATGAATACACAATAAAAGAAGTTACAATCGGTTATGCAAGATATTTATTAAAAAAATATCCTCAGGATTTATCAAGAGGAGTAGTAATTGGTCATGATAATAGAAAGTTTTCAAAAGAGTTCGCAAAATTAGTTGCTGAAATTTTAACTAGTTTTTCAATTAAAGCATACTTATTTGAAAATAATGAAATGAAACCAACTCCTGTTGTATCTTTTGCAACAAGAAAATTAAATGCAATAGGTGGTATTGTAATTACTGCTAGCCATAATCCAGCTGAGTATAATGGATATAAAATATATGATGAAAACGGATGTCAGTTAATTGATTCTGATACTTTGATTATTTCAAAATACATTAGTGACATTGAAAATATTTTAGATTGAAATTATAAAGTTGATTTAGAACTTATATATACAGTTGATAAATCTATTTTAAATGAATACTGTCTAATGATTAACAATTTACAATTTTATAAAGAACAAGATAGAAATAATTTTAAAATAATTTACTCTGCTGTAAACGGAACTGGTTCTGAATTTAGTCCAAAATTATTAAGAGAAAATGGTTATGAGGTTATCGAAGTAGAAGAACACTCATTTGAAGACTCTACTTTTAAAAATGTTGGAAACCCAAATCCTGAATTTGAACCAGCATGAAAATATCCTTATAAGTATGCAGAAAAAAATAAAGATGCAAGTTTAATAATTATTCAAGATCCTGATGCTGATAGAATTGGTATAGCTGTAAATCATAATGGTAATTGAGTTAGAATAGATGGAAATCAAACAGGTCCCATTTTAATTGAATGAAAATTAAGTCAAATGAAATTAAGTAATACAATGCCTAAAAACCCTGCATTATATTCTAGTTTTGTAACAAGTGATTTAGGAGATAGAATTGCCAGTGAAGGTTATGATGTTAAAATCGTTAAAACATTAACAGGATTTAAATGAATGGGTTCTGAAATTTTAAAAGAAAAAGAAAGAGATTTAAACTTTGTTTTTGCTTATGAAGAAAGCTATGGTTATGTAATTGATTCTTCAACAAGAGATAAGGATGGTATTCAAGCTGCGATGATGTTAACTGAGGCAGCATGATATTACAAAAACAAATATAATAAAACTTTAATTGACGTATTAAATGATCTATATGAAAAATATGGTTATTATTACACACATACAATAAACCTAAATTTTAGTATTACAGAAATTAAATCAAAAGTAGAACCTCTGATGAAAAAACTGAGATATGACAATATTGAAAAAATAGGGGATCTTGATGTTATGTTTGTTGAAGATTATTTAAATGGTCTTTATAATATGCCAGGACAAAACTTATTGAAATTTTACTTTACAGATAAAAGTTGATTTGCTGTAAGACCAAGTGGTACTGAACCAAAAATTAAACTATATTTTGTATGTGTAGATTCTTCATTAGACAATGCTAAAAATAAATGTGAAAACTTAATACAAAACTTAAAAACAATTCTTTCTATTTAA
- the ylqF gene encoding ribosome biogenesis GTPase YlqF, with the protein MNKEKASFNWFPGHMNKTIKDIEATLPIIDLVIEIVDVRAPYSSQNPLLKKLLAKKTKLLVFTKCDIADKGVTNLWNDYYKQTNTPTYFIKNKNSDIVKDIIKKINEITIETQLKQKNKGIENPQLNVMVVGIPNVGKSTFITKLAKGKTAKVGNKPGLTRGLQRFNLTNNINIIDTPGLLPSKFENETVACNCVAINSVKLDLVPKERFATKIMRYIYNSYPSLIENKYNIKNIALRPINYDDTYKIFEQIAIKNNYLIVDDIYDIDRAIIWFINDVIGCKLGELSFEKPIEVVEINSLTLDDIDIDKTTESDLTVEW; encoded by the coding sequence ATGAATAAAGAAAAAGCAAGTTTTAATTGATTCCCTGGTCATATGAATAAAACAATTAAAGACATTGAAGCTACTTTACCAATAATTGATCTAGTTATCGAAATTGTAGATGTAAGGGCACCGTATTCTTCACAAAATCCACTGTTAAAAAAATTATTAGCTAAAAAAACTAAATTATTAGTTTTTACAAAATGTGATATAGCCGACAAGGGAGTCACAAATTTATGAAATGATTATTATAAACAAACAAATACTCCTACTTATTTTATTAAGAATAAAAACTCTGACATAGTCAAAGATATAATAAAAAAAATTAATGAAATAACAATTGAAACTCAATTAAAACAAAAAAATAAAGGAATTGAAAACCCTCAATTAAATGTTATGGTAGTTGGAATTCCAAATGTTGGAAAATCAACTTTTATAACCAAATTAGCTAAAGGCAAAACTGCAAAAGTCGGAAATAAACCAGGTTTAACTAGAGGGCTTCAAAGATTCAATCTAACTAATAACATTAACATTATTGATACCCCAGGTTTATTGCCTTCAAAGTTTGAAAATGAAACTGTGGCTTGTAATTGTGTTGCAATAAACTCTGTTAAATTAGATCTTGTTCCTAAGGAAAGATTTGCAACTAAAATTATGAGGTATATTTATAATAGTTATCCTTCATTAATTGAAAATAAATATAACATTAAAAATATTGCTTTAAGACCAATAAATTATGATGATACATATAAAATCTTTGAACAAATAGCTATAAAAAATAATTACCTTATTGTAGACGATATATATGACATTGACAGAGCAATTATTTGATTTATTAATGATGTAATTGGTTGTAAACTAGGAGAACTATCTTTTGAAAAACCAATAGAAGTCGTTGAAATAAATTCTTTAACACTGGATGACATAGATATTGATAAAACTACTGAAAGTGACTTAACTGTTGAATGATAA
- a CDS encoding 23S rRNA (pseudouridine(1915)-N(3))-methyltransferase RlmH produces the protein MPIKLIYFNKTSKEYEIINDFYLKKIKLFDQIDLIEIKELDFGNIKDNMNKNEYNISERISKLKDYDIYLLDISSKQVDSLNFAEIIRNNFSLKSGKLCFIIGPSDGFSDNFKKNYKNKISFGKITLAHQLIRVVLLEQIYRAFKIINNQKYHK, from the coding sequence ATGCCAATAAAATTGATATATTTTAACAAAACTAGTAAAGAATATGAAATAATTAATGATTTTTATTTAAAAAAAATAAAATTATTTGACCAAATTGATTTAATTGAAATTAAAGAATTAGATTTTGGAAATATAAAAGATAATATGAATAAAAATGAATATAATATTAGTGAACGTATATCTAAATTAAAAGACTACGATATATATTTGCTAGATATATCATCAAAACAAGTTGATTCACTAAACTTTGCTGAAATTATAAGAAATAATTTTTCATTAAAAAGTGGGAAATTATGTTTCATAATCGGACCAAGTGATGGTTTTAGTGATAATTTTAAGAAAAACTACAAAAATAAGATTAGTTTTGGTAAAATTACACTTGCTCATCAATTGATTAGAGTTGTTTTATTAGAACAAATTTATAGAGCATTTAAAATAATTAATAATCAAAAATATCATAAATAG
- a CDS encoding SDR family oxidoreductase codes for MDKLIVITGASSGIGKELAIQLNKKGYKLLLLARRVNLIEDLGLDNCMCKSVDVKNLKDFKNAIIEAESFFNLKVDLLVNNAGIMPLDKIYNLDIETQHEMIDINIKGVLNGMNCVINDMKNRKTGTIINISSVAGRWTSENRAIYNGTKFAVHAISEQSRRELAQFNVRVLTIAPAIVDTNLLSTTKNKEVLENYIEIKKKYNNGLTSEHVAKIIIYAYELPQEVSLKEIVLSSTSQPI; via the coding sequence ATGGATAAATTAATTGTTATAACAGGCGCATCAAGTGGTATAGGAAAAGAACTAGCAATTCAGTTAAATAAAAAAGGATATAAGCTTTTACTTTTGGCTAGGAGAGTAAACTTAATTGAAGACCTAGGTTTAGATAATTGTATGTGTAAAAGTGTTGATGTAAAAAACCTTAAAGATTTTAAAAATGCAATAATAGAAGCAGAATCATTTTTCAATTTAAAAGTTGATTTATTAGTTAATAATGCTGGTATAATGCCACTTGATAAAATATACAACCTTGATATTGAAACCCAACACGAAATGATTGATATAAATATTAAAGGTGTTTTAAATGGCATGAATTGTGTTATTAATGACATGAAAAATAGAAAAACTGGTACTATAATAAATATTAGTTCAGTCGCAGGTAGATGGACAAGTGAAAATAGAGCAATCTACAATGGAACAAAATTTGCAGTTCATGCAATTAGTGAACAGTCACGCCGTGAATTAGCTCAATTTAATGTAAGAGTACTTACAATTGCACCAGCTATTGTAGATACTAATTTATTATCTACAACTAAAAACAAAGAAGTTCTTGAAAATTATATTGAAATTAAAAAGAAATATAATAATGGTTTAACATCAGAACATGTAGCAAAAATTATAATTTATGCATATGAATTACCACAAGAGGTTTCTTTAAAAGAAATCGTATTAAGTTCAACTAGTCAACCAATATAA
- the ffh gene encoding signal recognition particle protein, which yields MGFGDFLANRMKKSIEKNLKKSTLNEENIKDVLREIRLAFLEADVNVDVVKTLIKNIEEKAVGQYIEQGVRADQQMVKLVHDELVEILGKVNKPIEINKKPSVIMMVGLQGAGKTTTAGKLSNLISKKHKKRTLLVALDIYRPGAIDQLVELGEKNGLEVFEKGKQDPVKTAKQALDYADKNDFDVIILDTAGRLQIDKQLMKELNNIRKEVSPTEIILTVDGMTGQDIINVTQEFDKLLKLSGVIVTKLDGDARGGATLSISHITKLPIKFIGEGEGISALAEFHPKRMADRILGMGDVETLFEKAADVVDQRTMEKTMKRMFAGQFDLEDLRNQLEQVAKMGNIGGIMKMMPGMNGKVSEQQVNQAQERLIVAKILMNSMTLKERREPRVLKAITRKQRILKGSGRSEKEYNDLLNQFDKGKKQVLEMAKQLKSGKMPNFGGGFNKFR from the coding sequence ATGGGATTTGGAGATTTTTTAGCCAATAGAATGAAAAAGTCGATTGAAAAAAATTTAAAAAAATCGACTCTTAATGAAGAAAATATTAAAGATGTACTTCGTGAAATAAGATTAGCATTTCTTGAAGCTGACGTAAATGTTGATGTAGTTAAAACTTTAATTAAAAACATTGAAGAAAAAGCAGTAGGTCAATATATAGAACAAGGTGTTAGAGCTGACCAACAAATGGTTAAACTTGTTCATGATGAACTTGTTGAAATACTTGGAAAAGTAAATAAACCAATTGAAATCAATAAAAAACCTTCAGTAATTATGATGGTTGGATTACAAGGTGCTGGTAAAACAACAACAGCTGGGAAGTTGTCTAACTTAATATCAAAAAAACATAAAAAAAGAACATTATTAGTTGCTTTAGATATATATAGACCAGGTGCTATTGATCAACTTGTTGAGTTAGGAGAAAAAAATGGTCTTGAAGTTTTTGAAAAAGGTAAACAAGACCCTGTTAAAACTGCAAAACAAGCATTAGATTATGCTGATAAAAATGATTTTGATGTTATTATATTAGATACTGCTGGTAGACTACAAATTGATAAACAATTAATGAAAGAATTAAATAATATAAGAAAAGAGGTTTCACCTACTGAAATTATATTAACTGTTGATGGTATGACAGGACAAGATATAATTAATGTTACCCAAGAGTTTGATAAACTATTAAAATTATCTGGTGTTATAGTTACTAAATTAGATGGTGATGCTAGAGGTGGTGCTACTCTTTCAATTAGTCACATAACAAAGTTACCTATTAAATTTATAGGTGAAGGTGAAGGTATTTCTGCATTGGCAGAATTTCACCCTAAAAGGATGGCAGACAGAATCCTTGGTATGGGTGATGTAGAAACATTATTCGAAAAAGCAGCTGATGTTGTTGATCAAAGAACCATGGAAAAAACCATGAAAAGAATGTTTGCTGGTCAATTTGATTTAGAAGATTTAAGAAACCAATTAGAGCAAGTTGCAAAAATGGGTAATATTGGCGGAATAATGAAAATGATGCCTGGTATGAATGGCAAAGTATCAGAACAACAAGTTAATCAAGCACAAGAGAGATTAATTGTTGCAAAAATACTTATGAATTCAATGACCTTAAAAGAAAGACGTGAACCAAGAGTATTAAAAGCTATAACCAGAAAGCAAAGAATTTTAAAAGGTTCTGGTCGTAGTGAAAAGGAATATAATGATTTACTTAATCAGTTTGATAAAGGTAAAAAACAAGTATTAGAAATGGCTAAACAATTAAAATCAGGAAAAATGCCTAATTTTGGTGGTGGATTTAATAAATTTAGATAA
- the rny gene encoding ribonuclease Y produces the protein MPEANIISREETYIMVIIILMLILIALVISITVLLNSRRRKYVIQKAKDEAKDIKLKIIAEAKHEASQLKFEAKNKLHLRENELLFKEQQIETQHNEILLKLEDLNSNKQFILEEKININNIRNELLLKEKKLVSLLEKVSGFTKEDAKNELLNFVEENYFLELSEKIKEKQEMIRFKSKEVATKILVDAMQKCNIEVTSDKNTTIFELEDDSWKGKIIGKEGRNIKTFQLYCGVDIIVDETPNRIVISSFNPIRREIAYMSLKQLIKIGRIQPASIEEQIIIQSEKLEKNFDETGFKVVEDLNLINKFPNEIIKLLGKLKYRQSYGQNVLQHSIEVARISKEIASKLDLNKETALIAGLLHDIGKAVDFEEEGSHVSLGVEILKKYNMNNIIINALHSHHDDVEKESVYAEIVAIADGISAARPGARNNDAKDYFIRMDELEKVCLSEQGVSKAYVLQSGRQIRVIVNPNLVDDYHLKKLIINLKDKINKINKTPGEITLTIIREKRESLKI, from the coding sequence ATGCCTGAAGCAAACATAATTAGTAGAGAAGAAACATATATTATGGTAATTATAATATTGATGTTAATTCTAATTGCATTAGTAATTAGTATAACAGTACTATTAAATTCTCGTCGCCGTAAATATGTAATACAAAAAGCAAAAGACGAAGCTAAAGATATAAAATTAAAAATTATAGCAGAAGCAAAACATGAAGCATCACAACTAAAGTTTGAAGCAAAAAACAAACTTCATTTAAGAGAAAATGAATTGCTGTTTAAAGAGCAACAAATTGAAACCCAACATAATGAAATTTTATTAAAACTAGAAGACTTAAATAGTAATAAACAGTTTATTTTAGAAGAGAAAATTAATATTAATAATATTAGAAATGAATTACTATTAAAAGAAAAAAAACTAGTTTCATTACTTGAAAAAGTAAGTGGTTTTACAAAAGAAGATGCTAAAAATGAACTATTAAATTTTGTTGAAGAAAATTATTTTTTAGAATTGTCAGAAAAAATAAAAGAAAAACAAGAAATGATTAGATTCAAATCTAAAGAAGTTGCAACTAAAATACTTGTTGATGCAATGCAAAAATGTAATATAGAAGTTACATCAGACAAAAATACAACAATCTTTGAATTAGAAGATGATAGTTGAAAAGGTAAAATAATTGGTAAAGAAGGAAGAAATATAAAAACATTTCAATTGTATTGTGGTGTAGATATTATAGTTGATGAAACACCTAATAGAATTGTAATTTCATCTTTTAACCCTATTAGAAGAGAAATCGCCTATATGTCACTAAAACAACTTATAAAAATTGGTAGAATACAGCCAGCATCAATTGAAGAACAAATAATTATTCAATCAGAAAAACTTGAAAAGAACTTTGATGAAACTGGTTTTAAAGTTGTAGAGGATTTAAATCTTATTAATAAATTTCCAAATGAAATAATAAAATTACTTGGTAAATTAAAGTATAGACAAAGTTATGGTCAAAATGTATTGCAACATTCAATTGAAGTTGCTAGAATTTCAAAAGAGATAGCAAGCAAATTAGACTTAAATAAGGAGACTGCACTTATAGCTGGATTACTTCATGATATTGGTAAAGCTGTGGATTTTGAAGAAGAAGGAAGCCATGTTAGTTTAGGTGTAGAAATTTTAAAAAAATATAATATGAATAATATTATAATTAATGCACTTCACTCTCATCATGATGATGTTGAAAAAGAATCAGTATATGCAGAAATTGTAGCAATTGCTGATGGTATAAGCGCAGCGAGACCAGGGGCAAGAAATAATGATGCAAAAGATTATTTTATCAGAATGGATGAATTAGAAAAAGTATGCTTATCTGAACAAGGTGTTTCAAAAGCATATGTTCTTCAATCAGGTAGACAAATAAGGGTAATAGTTAATCCTAATTTAGTTGATGATTATCATTTAAAAAAATTAATTATTAATTTAAAAGATAAGATTAATAAAATTAATAAAACTCCTGGTGAAATAACCTTAACTATTATAAGAGAGAAAAGAGAGTCATTAAAAATCTAG
- a CDS encoding ThiF family adenylyltransferase — MKYIINNNIQIYRGKGKIIIDDFEFFKETKLKFDKKMIEVLLFFKSEKSMLDFINSFKIKSVNEAEKIIYRLLELNILKIYNNKKCIKNKTILIIGCGAMGSLLYLSISKSNYIKKIILIDDDIIEKKNLQMQIFTIKNIGKFKVDILEELCSNDSKIIKIKTKINSVNELCKIFKNHAPDISILCADEPDWKTNANIIKQVSEIFSKPYILSKGYIGNITALPEFYYPNDKSEWNIDSGKEELLIKIENKIEFHELLPSIFIITKQLENFFDNKKPIYYKEKGFIDKKTIIIKKYEKNL; from the coding sequence ATGAAATATATAATAAATAATAATATTCAAATCTACAGAGGTAAAGGGAAAATAATTATAGATGATTTTGAATTTTTTAAAGAGACAAAATTAAAATTTGACAAAAAAATGATAGAAGTATTATTATTTTTTAAATCAGAAAAATCAATGTTAGATTTTATAAATAGTTTTAAAATAAAATCAGTTAATGAAGCAGAAAAAATAATATATCGTTTACTGGAATTAAATATTTTAAAAATATATAATAATAAGAAATGTATAAAAAATAAAACTATTTTAATAATAGGTTGTGGTGCAATGGGTAGTCTGTTGTATTTATCTATAAGTAAATCAAATTACATAAAAAAAATAATATTAATTGACGATGATATAATTGAGAAAAAAAATTTACAAATGCAAATTTTTACAATAAAAAATATTGGCAAATTTAAAGTAGATATTCTTGAAGAATTATGTTCAAATGACTCTAAAATCATAAAAATAAAAACTAAAATTAATTCTGTAAATGAATTATGCAAAATTTTTAAAAATCATGCACCAGATATATCTATACTTTGTGCAGATGAACCTGATTGAAAAACGAATGCAAATATTATTAAGCAAGTATCTGAAATTTTTTCTAAACCTTATATTTTATCTAAAGGTTATATAGGAAACATTACTGCTTTACCTGAGTTTTATTATCCTAATGATAAATCTGAATGAAATATTGATTCCGGAAAAGAAGAATTATTAATAAAAATTGAAAATAAAATTGAATTTCATGAATTATTACCTTCCATATTTATAATTACTAAACAATTAGAAAATTTTTTTGATAATAAAAAACCTATTTATTATAAAGAAAAAGGTTTCATAGACAAAAAAACAATAATAATTAAAAAATATGAAAAAAACTTATAA
- a CDS encoding ATP-binding cassette domain-containing protein: MKYFNKLNWLQYLSYTFLTLLGNVCYLAMSYSFSFIIDKAIENDFNSFLFWSGLSCFFIIMHLLLEYIGELVLNSALTSLNTYLREIIAKNTFSDVYQLNLDSGEFINLNSNKISQIENNYFQSIFEITKCLLAIIVSFILIIYISWIALMPILILSIIVTIIPFSMSKMSQKAVNKTNEENDKFLQSSKDIFNSYWTYWTMNLSNKLIKDIKSNSIKLEKKNKRMKNIMSLSSFLNQLILFLGQVILIIVFSYFYLKGFINSIGIITTLTTISATYVFFGNNSIRAFMKILSFKKVLKNDYKLINETIVDDLINNKIDLNDDLKKIKYENLNFKFINNNKFTVSNFNLEINKGDKILIRGKSGIGKTTLLKLLFNPVTKNSGEVYINNKKMVEKEIRNFASYVNQDSILNKGTLYSNLVIDDNYENRQEVLNYFNLLNMKDLIAKLPNGLDSMVEDNFSNFSGGERQRISIIRSLLSNKSWFYLDEITSSLDEKTANIIFDLFLNDQNKTIIMISHKVNNDILKKFNKIIDL; this comes from the coding sequence ATGAAATATTTTAATAAATTAAATTGATTACAATACTTGTCATACACATTTTTAACTTTATTAGGTAATGTATGTTATTTGGCAATGTCATATTCTTTTTCATTCATTATTGATAAAGCAATTGAAAATGATTTTAATAGTTTTTTATTTTGATCAGGACTTTCATGTTTCTTTATTATAATGCATTTATTACTTGAATATATTGGAGAATTAGTTCTTAATTCAGCTTTAACTTCTTTAAATACATACCTTAGAGAGATTATTGCGAAAAATACGTTTAGTGACGTCTATCAGCTAAATTTAGATTCAGGTGAATTTATAAATTTGAATTCAAATAAAATTAGTCAGATAGAAAATAATTATTTCCAAAGCATTTTTGAAATTACAAAATGTTTACTAGCAATTATTGTGAGTTTTATTTTAATAATATATATTAGTTGAATTGCTTTAATGCCAATTTTAATTCTGTCTATAATTGTTACAATAATTCCTTTTTCAATGTCAAAAATGAGTCAAAAAGCGGTTAATAAAACTAATGAAGAAAATGATAAATTTTTACAATCTTCAAAAGATATATTTAATTCATATTGAACTTATTGAACTATGAATTTATCAAATAAGCTAATAAAAGATATAAAAAGTAACTCTATAAAACTTGAGAAAAAAAATAAAAGAATGAAAAATATTATGTCTTTAAGCTCTTTTTTAAATCAATTAATTCTTTTTTTGGGACAAGTTATTTTAATAATAGTATTTAGTTATTTTTATTTGAAAGGATTCATTAATAGTATTGGAATTATTACAACTTTAACTACAATTAGTGCAACATATGTATTTTTTGGAAATAATAGTATTAGAGCATTTATGAAAATCTTATCTTTTAAAAAAGTACTAAAAAATGACTATAAATTAATAAATGAAACAATTGTTGATGACTTAATAAATAATAAAATTGATTTAAATGATGACTTAAAAAAAATAAAATATGAAAATTTAAATTTTAAGTTTATAAATAATAATAAATTTACAGTTAGTAATTTTAATTTAGAAATAAATAAGGGTGATAAAATATTGATTCGTGGAAAAAGTGGAATTGGTAAAACAACCTTATTAAAATTATTATTTAATCCAGTTACAAAAAACTCAGGAGAAGTTTATATTAATAATAAAAAAATGGTAGAAAAAGAAATTAGAAACTTTGCATCATATGTGAATCAAGATAGTATTTTGAATAAAGGTACACTTTATAGCAATTTAGTTATTGATGATAATTATGAAAATAGACAAGAAGTTTTAAATTATTTTAACCTATTAAATATGAAAGATTTAATTGCAAAATTACCAAATGGTCTTGATTCTATGGTTGAAGATAATTTTTCTAATTTTTCTGGTGGTGAAAGACAAAGAATATCGATTATAAGATCATTATTATCAAATAAAAGTTGATTTTATTTAGATGAAATAACTTCATCACTAGATGAAAAAACTGCTAATATTATTTTCGATCTCTTTCTTAATGATCAAAATAAAACAATAATAATGATTTCTCATAAAGTTAATAATGATATTTTAAAAAAATTTAATAAGATAATAGATTTATAA